A part of Osmerus mordax isolate fOsmMor3 chromosome 10, fOsmMor3.pri, whole genome shotgun sequence genomic DNA contains:
- the tmem94 gene encoding endoplasmic reticulum magnesium-transporting P-type ATPase isoform X3 gives MELQDKKQEEGVVSLGLATGEALLTLKEQLSGLLEQHQKTGRRRCSVQEQWAKSFLHHGNRHSCLHWPGAALTLLVVLGLLCCYGSQPLGSRGLEVASALALLLLLLLNLWLVGRQQRLKKSEMVRRLRNIITQMDDYMSGCAAESVRWSPSLYPDLYTPSSPSWSLHWTYRDSQLVNLPVALLVEGDVIALRPGQEAFASLRGIKDDEHIVLEPGDLFPPFSPPPSPRASEKRGPQSPQQQRLFRVVRTPILDSVRNSLDLALSGPITSLDNERFTVQSIMAKLACPIVLVAFLLVNTVRFFCDAPNLTPACWHLLQLQLLGVLPILPLLFPVLWVLVNAYGEARVLAESSRASPTGLLAKFSEDTLSSYTEVVSSQEMLRCVWRHLVAILKGESQTLCYTSSLLHSLGSVTVLCCVDKQGILSWPNPSPETVLFFSGRVEPPHDSQDDLRDDLSVNSFCRMEADDDRDEALEAEALLRRPMTDSPLHLGEGHEPSETSHDTAQSSDVLHPRLACPPPPHTRNKHPSGSNVSFSHDTEGGEDELTQDQDRVGCPEAEAEDFVCDYHLEMLSLSQDQQNPVSIQFDDLAWQCHLPSLKPLGLNILLNLCNASVTRQLCCFSDHLSNLALQEGRGAVLPVHIPWGLCELSRLIGFTPGARELFRQENHLALYQLPEDPHQDSGPRRTQLFTKRQPPISHLISLLVKDSSSNNVQMLSHGSADLILESCTDFWDGADIYPLSGSDRKKVLDFYQRACLSGYCSAFAYKPMQVSLSSQLDGKCVELAPGPCLYSGLELPSTTPLKHGSRRNSWSSDEGIGEGVEREDCVQALSGQIFMGMVSSQYQARLDTVRLIDALVTACIRFVYFSMEDELRSKVFAEKMGLETGWNCHISLTPNGDSPYDAPASPSQSLHDDLNQDSRDEAEGLLLQEEEGHSASFQPTDSDVPSFLEDCNRAKLPRGIHQVRPHLNNIDNVPLLVPLFTDCTPETMCEMTKIMQENREVTCCLGSSANFRNSCLFLQSDISIALDPLYPSRCSWETFGYASGGGFCGEGEGLTPLGLSGQLNTLGCSVSFHQGESVSMVKLIEQARHTSYGIRKCFLFLLQCQLSLVVIQFLACLAQLPPPMNITDILWLSCFSCPLLSVSLLGKPPDSAVMTVATGKNLEAIPRKTQNFFLLCFLLRYGLTVCAYLLGFGFTLNQVCLHANNLTLADNTTVSCFHLLTASSVADAPHWFEELSNGLLLSQKVMAGFLVLHTVFISISYVHRSQPLWRKSPFSNTWWCLTVPVVLLGQLVQATVDYQLWRDRSSPLTFDLGSVPMLAWLLGSLSTLLVVLLNEAVKLHEIRVRVRYQKRQKLQFETKLGMNSPF, from the exons gaggagggggttgtgtCTCTGGGTCTGGCCACAGGAGAGGCTCTCCTCACCCTGAAGGAGCAGCTGAGCGGTCTGCTGGAGCAGCACCAGAAGACAGGCCGCAGACGCTGCTCTGTGcag gaGCAGTGGGCGAAGAGCTTCCTTCACCATGGTAACCGCCATTCCTGCCTCCATTGGCCGGGAGCCGCCCTCACGCTGCTGGTGGTTTTGGGATTGCTCTGTTGCTATGGCAGCCAGCCTCTGGGCAG tcggGGTCTGGAGGTGGCGAGCGCCCTggctctcctgctgctgctgctgctgaaccTGTGGCTGGTGGGACGACAGCAGAGGCTGAAGAAGAGCGAGATGGTTCGCCGTCTGAGGAACATCATCACGCAGATGGATG acTACATGTCAGGCTGTGCGGCAGAGAGCGTGCgctggtctccctccctctaccctgacCTGTACACGCCCTCGtctccctcctggtctctccactGGACCTACCGCGACTCCCAGCTGGTCAACCTGCCCGTGGCGTTGCTGGTGGAGGGGGACGTGATCGCCCTGCGCCCCGGCCAGGAGGCCTTCGCCTCGCTCAGGGGCATCAAG gatgACGAGCACATCGTTCTGGAGCCAGGAGACCtgttcccccccttctccccccctccctccccccgggcCAGCGAGAAGAGGGGCCCCCAGAGCCCCCAGCAGCAACGCCTCTTCCGGGTGGTCCGCACCCCCATACTGGACAGTGTCAG GAACAGCCTGGACCTGGCTCTGTCTGGGCCAATCACGTCGCTGGATAATGAGCGCTTTACAGTGCAGTCCATCATGGCCAAGCTGGCCTGTCCCATCGTCCTG GTGGCGTTCTTGCTGGTGAACACGGTGCGGTTCTTCTGCGACGCGCCCAACCTCACCCCCGCCTGCTGGCACCTCCTCCAGCTACAG cTGCTAGGCGTGCTGCCCATCCTGCCTCTCCTGTTCCCAGTGCTCTGGGTCCTGGTCAACGCCTACGGGGAGGCCCGCGTCCTAGCAGAGTCCAGCCGCGCCTCTCCCACCGGCCTg CTTGCTAAGTTTTCTGAGGACACTCTAAGCAGCTACACAGAAGTGGTGTCCTCCCAG gagatgctgcggtgtgtgtggagacaccTGGTGGCCATCCTGAAGGGGGAGTCTCAGACCCTCTGCTATACATCCAGCCTGCTACACTCACTGGGGTCTGtcact gtactgtgctgtgtggataaGCAGGGCATCTTGTCATGGCCTAACCCCAGCCCAGAGACAGTTCTGTTCTTCAGCGGACGAGTAGAACCGCCCCACGACAGCCAGGACGACCTGAGGGATGACCTGTCGGTCAACTCCTTCTGCCGCATGGAGGCGGACGACGACCgcgacgag GCCCTGGAGGCGGAGGCTTTGCTGCGTCGTCCAATGACTGACTCCCCCTtgcacctgggggaggggcacgAGCCCAGCGAGACGTCACATGACACGGCCCAGTCCTCGGACGTGCTCCACCCACGGCTCGCCTGCCCGCCGCCACCCCACACACGAAACAAACACCCCTCAGGCTCCAACGTCAGCTTCAGCCACGACACCGAGGGGGGCGAGGACGAGCTCAcgcag gaccaggaccgcGTGGGCTGCCCCGAGGCCGAGGCGGAGGACTTTGTGTGCGACTACCACCTGGAGATGCTCAGCCTGTCCCAGGACCAGCAGAACCCCGTCAGCATCCAGTTTGACGACCTGGCGTGGCAGTGCCACCTGCCCTCGCTCAAGCCCCTGGGCCTGAACATCCTGCTGAACCTGTGCAACGCCAGCGTCACCCGCCAGCTGTGCTGCTTCTCCGACCACCTGTCCAACCTGGCCCTGCAGGAGGGCCGCGGGGCCGTGCTGCCGGTGCACATCccctgggggctctgtgagCTCTCCAGGCTTATAG GCTTCACCCCGGGGGCGAGGGAGCTGTTCAGACAGGAGAACCACCTGGCTCTGTACCAGCTCCCGGAAGACCCCCACCAGGACTCTGGGCCGCGGCGCACGCAGCTCTTCACCAAGAGGCAGCCGCCCATCAGtcacctcatctccctcctcgtGAAAGACTCCTCCTCTA ACAACGTGCAGATGCTGTCTCACGGCTCAGCTGACCTCATTCTGGAGTCCTGCACCGACTTCTGGGACGGAGCCGATATCTACCCCCTGTCTGGCTCtgatag gaagaaggtGCTGGATTTCTACCAGCGAGCCTGCCTGTCGGGGTACTGCTCGGCGTTCGCCTACAAGCCCATGCAGGTGTCCCTGTCGTCCCAGCTGGATGGGAAGTGTGTGGAGCTGGCCCCAGGACCCTGCCTGTATTCTGGGCTGGAGctgccctccaccacccccctcaaACACGGCTCCCGCAGAAACAGCTGGAGCTCcgatg AGGGtataggggagggggtggagcgtGAGGACTGTGTCCAGGCCCTGAGCGGTCAGATCTTCATGGGCATGGTGTCGTCTCAGTACCAGGCCCGCCTGGACACGGTGCGCCTCATCGACGCCCTCGTCACCGCCTGCATCCGCTTCGTCTACTTCTCCATGGAGGACGAGCTGCgcagcaag GTGTTTGCAGAGAAGATGGGTCTGGAGACGGGCTGGAACTGTCATATCTCCCTGACGCCCAACGGGGACTCGCCCTACGACGCCCCCGCCAGCCCCAGCCAGTCCCTGCACGACGACCTCAACCAag actcgCGTGACGAGGCTGAGGGTCTTCtgctccaggaggaggaggggcactcTGCCAGCTTCCAGCCCACAGACAGCGACGTGCCCAGCTTCCTGGAGGACTGCAACAGG gctaAGCTACCTCGAGGGATCCACCAGGTGCGTCCTCACCTCAACAACATAGACAACGTGCCTCTGCTGGTTCCCCTGTTCACCGACTGCACCCCTGAGA CCATGTGTGAGATGACGAAGATCATGCAGGAGAACCGAGAGGTCACCTGCTGTCTGGGCAGCTCAGCCAACTTCCGGAACAGCTGCCTGTTTCTGCAGAGCGACAtcag taTCGCCCTGGACCCCCTGTACCCGTCTCGGTGCTCGTGGGAGACGTTTGGCTATGCCTCAGGCGGGGGGttctgtggggagggggaggggctgaccCCCCTGGGGCTGTCGGGTCAGCTCAACACCCTGGGCTGCTCCGTGTCCTTCCACCAGGGGGAGAGCGTCAGCATGGTCAAACTCATCGAGCAG GCACGTCACACCTCTTACGGCATCCGCAAgtgtttcctgttcctgctgcAATGTCAACTGAGCCTCGTTGTCATCCAG ttcctgGCCTGCCTGGCCCAACTTCCTCCACCCATGAACATCACTGATATCCTCTGGCTGTCCTGCTTCAGCTGCCCTCTgctcag tgtgTCGTTGCTAGGCAAGCCTCCGGACAGCGCTGTGATGACCGTGGCCACAGGCAAGAACCTGGAGGCTATCCCTAGGAag ACGCAGAACTTCTTCCTGCTGTGCTTCCTGTTGCGGTACGGCCTGACCGTGTGTGCCTACCTGCTGGGGTTTGGATTCACCCTCAACCAGGTGTGTCTCCATGCCAACAACCTCACCCTGGCCGACAACACCACAGTGTCCTGCTTCCACCTGCTCACCGCCAG CTCGGTGGCGGACGCCCCTCATTGGTTTGAGGAACTGTCCAATGGCCTGCTGCTGTCCCAGAAGGTGATGGCAGGGTTCCTGGTTCTGCATACAG tgtTCATCTCTATCAGCTATGTGCATCGCTCCCAGCCCTTGTGGAGGAAGAGTCCCTTCAGCAACACCTGGTGGTGCCTCACCGTCCCTGTGGT gttgTTGGGCCAGCTGGTTCAGGCTACAGTGGACTACCAGCTGTGGCGGGACCGGTCCAGccccctgacctttgacctgggcTCCGTCCCCATGCTGGCCTGGCTGCTGGGGTCTCTGTCCAcgctgctggtggtgctgctgaACGAGGCGGTCAAGCTCCACGAGATAcg GGTGCGTGTCCGCTACCAGAAGAGACAGAAGCTCCAGTTTGAAACCAAGTTGGGAATGAACTCTCCATTCTGA